Part of the Bacillus sp. THAF10 genome is shown below.
GGGAATCGAATTTCTGATCTATTTCTTCTAGTTTAGAGAAAAGGTTGTGCGCATGCATGATGGAGTGTGAGGCTTTAACGCGGGAATCTGCTCTGATAATTGTTTGGGGATTTGTGAAGCATACAAAGGGTGTGATTGAAGGTAGCTTTATTTTTTGGTTCTCTAAAAATTCCGCTAATCTTAATTTCTGCTTTTTCACTTGATCTAGAGGATTGTAGAAACCCTCTTCCATGCCATTCAATGTACGTAGAAATTGATCAAAGTGTTTTTCAAAGGAAACCTGGCCGATGATATTTTTAATTTCTAAAATGAGGAAGTATTTAGAGGTTAAGACGAGGACGTCCATTTGAAAGTGATAATTTTTTGTTGATTCTAACCTTAATGAATGAAAGATAAAATATTTGTTCTCATCCAAAAATGATAAATGATACTCCATGGAAAGCTCACCTTTGTATCCTGCCATCCTTTTTGCCAAATCTTGCTCAATTAGCGGTCTTTTGGGGTGATTTTGATCAATTCTTCTCAGTAAAGCTTCTAATTTTCGGATGGTTAACGGTTTTTCAAGTGGTTTTATGATCATTTTTCCCTCCTAAAAGTGTATTCTGTTCAATATTACCATAATATAGAAACTGCGATCATGAATTTTTAGAAGTTCATGCCGAAATGTAGTGAGTTCGTGCCAAAATGCATCAAATTCATGCCAAAACATGGCGAGTTCGTGCCAAAACACCCCGAGTTGATGCCAATCCCCTTTTTATCGAGTTCTCCCATTTTCCCCAAGGTAACTTGCTCCATTCTAACAAACAACCGCCCACAAAAATGTGAGCGGCCGCCTAACTCAAATCAATCAAACGTCAACTTAGCGACTGTGTCCGCGTCTAAGCGCTTAATAACCTCACCAATCAGCTTCACCGCATTTTCATAGTCGTCACGGTGTAGCATCGCAGCATGAGAGTGAATGTAGCGCGTTGCGATTGTGATGGATAGCGCTGGTACTCCTTGTGCAGTTAAATGAATCGCACCGGAGTCCGTTCCGCCGCCCGCAACAGAGTCGAATTGATATGGAACTTCCATTTCGTCCGCCACATTTGTTACAAAATCACGAAGTCCTTTATGTGACACCATGGAAGCATCATATAAAATGATTTGTGGTCCTTTGCCCATTTTGCTTAGTGCTTCTTTTTCGGTTACTCCTGGTGTATCACCAGCAATTCCAACGTCCACACCAAAGCCGATGTCAGGCTGAATCAAATTGGCGGATGTCTTGGCTCCACGTAAGCCTACTTCTTCCTGAACAGTTCCAACACCGTAAACTACGTTTGGAAGGTCAGCGTCTTTTAGGTATTTCAATACATCGATGGCAATCGCACAACCAATACGGTTATCCCAAGCTTTAGCGAGAAGCATCTTCTCATTATTCATGACAGTGAATTCAAAGTAAGGTACCACTTGATCCCCTGGGCGTACTCCCCATTCTTGGGCTTCTTCACGGCTGGAAGCACCGATGTCGATAAACATGTCTTTTATGTCTACTGGTTTCTTGCGCGCTTCTGCTGGCAGGATATGAGGAGGCTTTGAGCCAATCACTCCTGTAACATCGCCTTTACTAGTTACAATTGTTACGCGCTGTGCAAGCATTACTTGGCTCCACCAGCCACCAACTGTTTGGAAGCGCAGGAAGCCACGGTCATCGATATGTGTTACCATAAAGCCGACCTCATCAAGGTGACCGGCAACCATTACTTTCGGACCATCAGCCTTTCCAATTTTTTTGGCGATTAAGCTGCCAAGTCCGTCTGTCATTACTTCATCCGCATATGGCGTTATGTATTTTCTCATTACGTCTCGTGGTTCTTTTTCGTTGCCCGGAATCCCTTTTGCATCTGTCAGGTCCTTGAGCATCGTTAAGGTTTCATCTAATTTCGTCAATTATTTCGGCCC
Proteins encoded:
- a CDS encoding M42 family metallopeptidase, which encodes MTKLDETLTMLKDLTDAKGIPGNEKEPRDVMRKYITPYADEVMTDGLGSLIAKKIGKADGPKVMVAGHLDEVGFMVTHIDDRGFLRFQTVGGWWSQVMLAQRVTIVTSKGDVTGVIGSKPPHILPAEARKKPVDIKDMFIDIGASSREEAQEWGVRPGDQVVPYFEFTVMNNEKMLLAKAWDNRIGCAIAIDVLKYLKDADLPNVVYGVGTVQEEVGLRGAKTSANLIQPDIGFGVDVGIAGDTPGVTEKEALSKMGKGPQIILYDASMVSHKGLRDFVTNVADEMEVPYQFDSVAGGGTDSGAIHLTAQGVPALSITIATRYIHSHAAMLHRDDYENAVKLIGEVIKRLDADTVAKLTFD
- a CDS encoding nuclease-related domain-containing protein, with the protein product MIIKPLEKPLTIRKLEALLRRIDQNHPKRPLIEQDLAKRMAGYKGELSMEYHLSFLDENKYFIFHSLRLESTKNYHFQMDVLVLTSKYFLILEIKNIIGQVSFEKHFDQFLRTLNGMEEGFYNPLDQVKKQKLRLAEFLENQKIKLPSITPFVCFTNPQTIIRADSRVKASHSIMHAHNLFSKLEEIDQKFDSPIFTEKELLKISRKLLKKHCEEDINILERFDIKPDEIIEGVHCPNCFNISMKRRGGSWVCKHCKHETKDAHKQTLEDYLLLFGTNITHQQLKKFLGLASDSTTSKIIYSLKLSHCGSKYKRTYFLPK